In a single window of the Ancylobacter polymorphus genome:
- a CDS encoding zinc ribbon domain-containing protein YjdM — protein MADDDDSYVYDEATGEWRPASEVKAAAAAALEVRDASGNLLADGDSVVLIKDLKVKGAGQTLKQGTVIKTIRLTDNPEEIDCRHEAIKGLVLRTEFVRKRG, from the coding sequence ATGGCCGATGACGACGATTCCTATGTCTATGACGAAGCCACCGGCGAATGGCGCCCGGCCTCCGAGGTGAAGGCCGCCGCCGCGGCCGCCCTTGAAGTGCGCGACGCCTCCGGCAACCTGCTCGCCGACGGGGATTCCGTCGTGCTGATCAAGGACCTTAAGGTGAAGGGCGCCGGCCAGACGCTGAAACAGGGCACGGTCATCAAGACCATTCGCCTCACCGACAACCCCGAGGAAATCGACTGCCGGCACGAGGCCATCAAGGGGCTGGTGCTGCGCACGGAATTCGTGCGCAAGCGCGGCTGA